The Marivirga tractuosa DSM 4126 genome contains the following window.
TACCAAGAAGTAGAAAAGCAGAAAGCTTTATTGTTGGGAGCTGGCATTAAAGTACCAGAAGCCTATGCAAATGATGAAACCCCTGTTATTAGGACTTCTGAATTTAGCGATATATCTAATCAATGGCATTTATTGGAAGAACTTTCAGTGCAGCATCCCGAAATTGATTCCTTAATTTACATCAATGATTTTAAGGATACTGATTTTGTAGGAGCCATTCCAAAATTGGATTTTCATCTAGAGCTTATTTCTGCGATTCAAAAGCAGAAGTCAGAAGAAATATTGAGTTCGGACACTTTACTTATCCATTTTGCAGAGCTTTCGGAAACTCTTAAAGGAAAGTTTGATAAAGTATTGAAAGCAAACCAGTTATACACCAATGAGAAAGTGATTTTTAATAAAGCAAATAGGGAAGAAGCTCAATTAGTTTTTACTGCCTCACCACAGAAGCTGGATGCCAATCAAATTGTATTGAGTGACACTCTATCAAGCAATTATCAAATCCAGAGGAAGTACAAAAGCAGCAAGTTGTACTTAAATGAAAATTGGCTGAATAATCCATTGAATGAGGATGGGTTTATATTGATTGTTTCAGAGTTTATAGCGCAAGTCGTAGAACCTAATTATCAGTATTCTTCCTTTGAAATGCTGAATACCCAAAAATCAGTGGGAGTTGAAGAAGTTAAAGAAGCCAAAACTTTTGATGAGGAGCTTTTATGGCTGATTGTGTTGTTAATCCTTTTGGAAAGATATTTTAGTTATAGAAAAAAGCATGCATAAGGATTTTAAAAAATATTGGTTCAAGCTCAAAAAGCGATGTAACCTATTGCTTGTAGCATCTATAGTGATTCCACTTGTGGCAGGAGTTCTATTGCTTTTGTCAATTGCCAATATTTCACATCTAACTATTCCTTTGGCCTTTTGGGTGGTTTATACTGCATCAATAGCTAGTTTGCTTTTACTCTGGAATTCTACTTTAATTTGGGATAGCCAAAAGTTGATCCAGTTTCTGCATCAAAAATATCCTGAACTGGAATATAGCTTGTCCATTTTCTTCAAAAAGGACATTAATTCTTTGGAAAAATTACAGCAAACCAAAGTCTTTCAACAATTACCTGCTATTCAAAAAATAGCTTTCCCAATCTCTTTAAGGAGTTCGTTTATCTTGTTGATATTTAGTGGGTTATTATATACTGCTTCATTCAATTATCAAATGGAAAACCCTTCCAATAATCAGTTGACATCAACCGAAAATACGGCTGAAGTTAAAGTTGACAGTGCAAAAGGAAGTGGGACAAAAACTTTCCAATATCAACTTAGCGTCTATCCTCCGAGCTACACAGCTTTAAAAAGTTTTGAATGGCAAGCCGACAAGAAGATTCCTGAAGGAAGTCGATTGGTTTTTAAAAATCAGGGAAATATAAGTTTTGATTTGTTATGGCAAAATCAATATGAATTCAAGCTTACTGATAATCAATCCAAGACATTTGTTCTGAATCAGTCGGCTATTTTCCAGATTGATTATAGGCAAAAAGATAGTTTGATTTCCTTGAAGCCTGAAATACTGGAAGTGAAAAGAGATGAACCGCCAATTCTCTCCACTAATTTGAAGGAAAATAGATATGAGATCGAATGGGAAGATTTAGATAAGCATTTCAAATTGGATTTGAGCTTGGAAGACGATTACGGAATTGTTTCCGCTGACATTATCATGACTTTAAGCAGGGGAGAAGGTGAAGCAGTGAAGTTCCGTGAGATGAAACAAGCTTTGAGAAGCGTTTCCAATAAAGTTCAGCGTCAACTTAAGACTGTCAGCTTACCTTTGGATACTTTTTCACTAGAACCCGGTGACGAGCTTTATTTTTACTTTTCGGCCAAAGACAATAAAAAACCAAAGGCCAATAAGGGGAAGACGGATGTTTATTTTCTCTCTATTGCAGATACGGTGGAATCTGAGCCCGTAGAGTATGAAGGGTTCGCATTAACCAATGAAGCAGAGTATTTTAAGAGTCAGCGACAAATCATCATTGATACTGAAAAATTACTAGCAGATAAAAATCAAATAAGTCAGGAAGAATTTGAACAGAGAAGCAATTCTATAGGAGCAGACCAAAAATTGTTGAGGCTGCGTTATGGAGTTTTTTTGGGAGAAGAATATGAAACAACAGGCGGATTGGGGGAAGTGGACCATACAGGGCATGATCATGGTGCAATTGAAGGAGAGGATGAGCACGAAGGTCATGGTCATGAAGAACATGAATCTGAAAGTAATTTCTCAAATCCGATTTACAATGAAACGCCAGAGTTAGAAGCTTATGTGCACGCCCATGATGAATCTGAATTATCCACTTTCTTAGATGCTAATGTGAAAGCGAAGTTAAAAGCAGCGTTAACCAATATGTGGGAAGCGGAGCTCTACTTAAGAACTTATAAGCCAAGAGAAGCCCTTCCATTTGAATATGAAGCGCTCAAACTGATTAAGGAAGTAAAGAGAGCCTCGAGAATTTATGTAGAAAGAATGGGATTTGAGCCACCGCCAATTGATGAAGAGAAAAAACGACTAACGGGTGATTTAGATCAAATCGATGCGCAAACTACAGAGGATGAGTTGCAGGAGCAGACTTTTGAAGATAAATTGGTTATAACTTATAAAGAATTGAAATCAGCTTTTCAGCTTGAAGATATGAAGAAAGCCGAGGGCGAGGTTGATGATTTTGCAAATAATTTAGTAGCAAAAATAACGACTGATCCTGTTCGCTATGGAAGCTTATTGTCTTCAGTCAAACAGTTTCAAAATACGCAGTCAAGAGAAATGCTTAGATCCCTTTTGATTATAATGGAAGATATGTTGCCATTATCCCTATTGGATGACTCAAATGTAGATAAGAGCATGAAAACCTCTTTGCATAAAACTTATTACGACTTGCTGAATGAATGATTGGATGATAAATATCGGCTGGGAAAATAGTATTGAGGCTTGGCACATAGCGGTTCTTGCATTGGTTTTAATTCTAGTGTTATTATTAGAGGTCAAAAAAGAAAAGCCTCGAAAACCTTATAGAATAATCGCTTTGCTATTTGGTTTTATATCTCTGTATATCATATATTTATCGCCATATGTTTTAAGTGAAAAGCCTCAGAAATCAGTATTGCTTGTTAGTCAAGAAATATCCAAAACCAGCATCGATTCTCTACAAAATCAATACGGTTTGGAAGCCTTTCAACATCACTCAAGTTTTAGTTTTAAGCAAGTGGGAACTGAGCAACGGAGGGGATTGTCTGAACTCGATTTTCAGATTGATACCGCTTTTGTTTATGGCTATTTCCCACAGCTAAATCCAGCTCATTTTCAGGTACGAGAAGAAATTGAGATTAGAAAGGGGATTAAAATAGATTATCCGAAATCTGTTGCCTTAGGGGATAGTTTGCCTATAATGATTCAGAATCATAGTCCAAAAGAAGTTGAAGTAGTAGCTATTATTGGTAATGATAGCATATCAGAATCGATTACCAGTCTTGGAAGTAGTCGTATTTTAGTGCTTCCAAAGTCCTCAGGCTTCGTTTTATCAGAAATTAGTACAGACCATGAACAATATCACTTTGCTGTTAAAGTAGAGCCAGCTGAAGATCATGTAATTCAAATTCTTGCTGGCTCTCCTGATTTTGAATGGAAATTCTTGGTTGACTATTTGAAATCTAAAGAACATTCAGTCTATCAGAAAACTCAAATCTCAAAAGGAAAATATAAATCTGCTTTTATCAATTGGCATGATTCATTGCAATTCAATAGGGGAGTTGCCAATGATTTAAAAGTGCTATTTGCTGATGCAAAAGCTTGGGAAGATTTAGCACCAAATTTTAAAAATCAATACTTGAAAAAATTAAAGGAAAATGGAGGCAGTTTAATCTTTAGAACGAACCCGAATAGCCGAATTCAGCTTGATTTAGACAAGTCTAAATCTACTAATATTTTTAGTACAAGCGATAATTTACTTGAGCAAAATAATTATAACTTCCTACAGTTCAATAATCTATACCAATTAGATGAAGTGGCTCAAAACACTGTTTTTAGAAAAATAGATCCAGATTTGATTTATGGCATTATTAATTTTCAAGATAGCTATCTACTAAGTTTATCAGGAAAAAATGACCAATATGAACAAATTTGGAGTACTGTTTTCAATAATTTATTAAGGAATTCGACAGATGTATTTTATGATAAATCGGAATGGGCGGTGCAACATCATCCTTTCTTTTTTCGGCTTTGGTCGGAAGAACCCATAGAGAAGATTTTCATCTTCAATTTGAATAATGACACTATAAAGTTGAAAAGGAAATCTGATTTTATTTTTCCCGAAAGGCAACATTTCATGTTTTATCCTGAGGAGATCGGCTGGCATTTCATCACTTTTGAAAATCAGGAAGAAGCGATACCGTTTTATGTTCATTCTGAAGCGCTAGCTAATCATTCAGAATTCTTAGTTAATTACAAGCATGATTACTTAAATTATCTTAATTTTGAAACTTCAAATGCAGCAAAGAAGAAGACAAGCAATAATCAGGAAACTGTAACAATATGGCTCTTTTTTCTGTTTCTTTTGTGTATTGGTTATTTATGGATTGAAGATAAAATCACCTAAAATGAAGCTAAACTTTTTGATGCTATGCGTTGTATTTTTTACCACACCCGCTTTAGCTCAATTAAGCAGCGAACCGCAGGTTTTGCCCGAATCTGTAGGATTGAACCAGTCCATCGATTTACTTTCATCTTATATCCAACGGGAAAGCGTTTCGGGCAATGAAAAAGAAGCTGCCATCTTTCTTGAAGATTATATTTTAACTACAGATTTACACCTTAAGGTATTTTCTGATTTTTCTGATAATTACAATTTGGCTGCTTCTCTTTATCCCTTAGATAGTGAAAAACCGAATATAATTCTTCAGAGTCATATTGATGTAGTTCCTGTTGAAGATTTGGATGATTGGGAGCATGATCCTTATAGCGGGCATTTTGATGGGGAATATATCCATGGAAGAGGTGCATTAGATGCAAAAGGATTGGGAATTATGCAATTAAAAGCGTTGGAAGCCTTCCAACAAGATTATGACACCACTGATTTACCTTTTAATGTGACTGTATTATTCCTTTCTGCAGAAGAAACAGGTGGTGATAAAGGTGCTCGCTACCTAATGAAGAATTTTGAAAAGGAATTAAATGCGGTAGTAGTACTAGGAGAAGGAGGAGCTGGTTATCAGAATGTATTGAAGAACAAGCCTGAAAAGGTAGTTTTTGGAGTTTCAATAGCTGAAAAACAAAGTCTATGGCTACAATTAAAAATCAATAGCAATTCTGCAGGGCATGGTGCCACACCTTCAAAGGATTATGCTAATATTCAATTGATCAACAGTTTAAATAAATTGACCAATAGAAAGGTCTTGTTATTGTTTAATCGAAGTACTAGGCGAATGTTTAGAAGCTTGGGAAGAGCTGAAGGAGGAATCAGGGGCTTCTTTATTCGAAATATTAATTGGTCTATTTTGGCTCCCTTTGTGCGCAAACAAATTGAAAGAGAGCCTTTCCTGTCCTCTTTGCTAACTAATACAGTAACAGTTACTAATATTTACAATCCACCAGGCCCCCCCAACCAAATTAGTAATTCTGCTACAGCCGTTTTGGATTGCAGACTAGTTCCTGGAACATCATCCAAAAGTTTTATTCGCTATATTGAAAGAAAATTAGATAATGACAATATTAAAGTTTCGGTTCTTTCGGAAAGCCCAGAGGCGCAACCATCACGCTTGAACAAATTTTACAGAGCATTAGAAGATGCCATTGCCATTAGTTATCCAGACGCTGAAACAATTCCATTTTTATTTCCAGCAACAAGTGACAATAGTCTGTTTCGTTCTTACGATATTCCTTCTTACGGCTTGATTCCTTCAGTAGTGACAGAACGGGATATCAATAGCATTCATAGCAATAATGAGAGAATAAGTTTGGATGTATTCAAGTCTGGAATAGTTATTTATTATAACTTTTTGAAAGAAATCCAGTTGAAAGAACCATTTTCCTTATTTGGTAATGACGATGACGAATCAGAATAGAAATGAAAAAATCTAGAATATTTTTACTTATTGCAATCCTCTTCATGCTGATTGTGTTTTATGTGGTTTATGATATGTCCACCAAAACTAAATTTAGGAAGTTCGGTTCTGACACCGAAGAAAACAAATCTGTTAAAGATAGTGTTAAGCAAAAAGATCCAATGGAAGTTGAAATCAGAAGGTAACAAGTGGTATATGAGCGAATCTGGCAAGAAAATAGACATTGATAAAATCGATTTGGAAAAAATGAAGGAGGGCACTTCTGATAAGCCTGGGACTATCGCCTTTCCCCATCATTCTGGTAGTGCCATCATTAAACCTACTGATAGAGGTAAAATAAAAGGTCGTGCTGTTTCCGCTATGCATGAGCAGACCGATAGGCAAATGACTCAGCTCTATGAGCAAATGCAATTGTTGGCAAAGCAAGCCAACGACCTCAAAAGCCGAGTAGAAATTTCTGAACGCATCTATTTAGCGAAAATCAATTTTGAACCACTGATTAATCATACTTATTACATGTATGAAGGTGCATACGGAAAAGACGTCTTGTCTTTAATTGCACCAGGAGAGTGGGGTAGAAGCCAGAAAAGTATGAAGTATTTAGCAACTGTAAAGTTGTTGGCTGATCATACTTGGGAGGTAATTGAGAAAGCCCCCTAGCCCCCAAAGAGGGAACATAGCCCAGAACTGGCTGAGCATTTTAATTTGATATGATTTTTTTCAAAAACTTAACTAAAGTTTAGAAAAATGAATGATGAAATTGGAGATTACTTCTCATTCTATTCCGTACGTTATATCCCCTTTGGGGACTAGAGGGCTTTTTCAGTAACTTTTGTTACCTTTCTTTATTTCTACCATTCGTATATTAAAGTGAATCAATCATACAATTGAGCATGAAAACTTTAGGACTAATTGGTGGAACTTCCTGGCATGCCACTGTAGAATATTATAGCCAAATCAATCAGAAAGTTGGAGAAGTAATTGGCAAACAAGCTAATCCTGAACTAATTATTTACAGCATTAATATAGAGTTAATGCGAGAGCAGAATAAAGAAAAAATTCAGAAGAAATATCTTGAAGTCTGCAAGAAACTGCAAGAAGCAGGGGCAGATGGTATCATAATTTGTGCCAATACGCCTCATATGATTTACGATTATGTGCAGCCTAAAATTGATGCTCCTATACTTCATATCGGCATTGCAACCGGTAGGGCAGCACAGGATGCTGATCTCAAAACTTTGGGTTTACTGGGTAATAAACCGACCATGAAAGGCAAATTTATCTCCTCAGTATTAGAAAATGATTTTGGGATGAAAGTCATAATTCCAGAAGGTGACGATTTAGATCAATCTCATCATTATGTATCTAAAGAATTAACACAAGGTATATTTTCTGAACAGGCTAAAGCATTTTATCTAGACCAAATAAAGGAATTGAAAAGGAAAGGTGCAGATGGAATCATTCTAGGTTGTACGGAATTACCGATTTTACTAAAAGGAATTAAAGCTGATTTGCCACTATTGGCCACTACTGATTTACATATTGAAATGGCCGTTAATTTTATTCTAGAAAACAATTTATAGAACAAAGATTTTAACAAAAGGCGAATGATGGAGTTACCTACTAAAATCTACACATGGAAACACAACAGGCGCTTCAAATCAAA
Protein-coding sequences here:
- a CDS encoding DUF2452 domain-containing protein gives rise to the protein MSESGKKIDIDKIDLEKMKEGTSDKPGTIAFPHHSGSAIIKPTDRGKIKGRAVSAMHEQTDRQMTQLYEQMQLLAKQANDLKSRVEISERIYLAKINFEPLINHTYYMYEGAYGKDVLSLIAPGEWGRSQKSMKYLATVKLLADHTWEVIEKAP
- a CDS encoding BatA domain-containing protein; the protein is MNWLNPIALWGLTALAVPILIHLWSKNKTKQIEFGSIRFLRESSTLQSKKIQISEIPLLLVRLMILILVVLLMAKWVNYQEVEKQKALLLGAGIKVPEAYANDETPVIRTSEFSDISNQWHLLEELSVQHPEIDSLIYINDFKDTDFVGAIPKLDFHLELISAIQKQKSEEILSSDTLLIHFAELSETLKGKFDKVLKANQLYTNEKVIFNKANREEAQLVFTASPQKLDANQIVLSDTLSSNYQIQRKYKSSKLYLNENWLNNPLNEDGFILIVSEFIAQVVEPNYQYSSFEMLNTQKSVGVEEVKEAKTFDEELLWLIVLLILLERYFSYRKKHA
- a CDS encoding aspartate/glutamate racemase family protein, translated to MKTLGLIGGTSWHATVEYYSQINQKVGEVIGKQANPELIIYSINIELMREQNKEKIQKKYLEVCKKLQEAGADGIIICANTPHMIYDYVQPKIDAPILHIGIATGRAAQDADLKTLGLLGNKPTMKGKFISSVLENDFGMKVIIPEGDDLDQSHHYVSKELTQGIFSEQAKAFYLDQIKELKRKGADGIILGCTELPILLKGIKADLPLLATTDLHIEMAVNFILENNL
- a CDS encoding M20 family metallopeptidase; the protein is MKLNFLMLCVVFFTTPALAQLSSEPQVLPESVGLNQSIDLLSSYIQRESVSGNEKEAAIFLEDYILTTDLHLKVFSDFSDNYNLAASLYPLDSEKPNIILQSHIDVVPVEDLDDWEHDPYSGHFDGEYIHGRGALDAKGLGIMQLKALEAFQQDYDTTDLPFNVTVLFLSAEETGGDKGARYLMKNFEKELNAVVVLGEGGAGYQNVLKNKPEKVVFGVSIAEKQSLWLQLKINSNSAGHGATPSKDYANIQLINSLNKLTNRKVLLLFNRSTRRMFRSLGRAEGGIRGFFIRNINWSILAPFVRKQIEREPFLSSLLTNTVTVTNIYNPPGPPNQISNSATAVLDCRLVPGTSSKSFIRYIERKLDNDNIKVSVLSESPEAQPSRLNKFYRALEDAIAISYPDAETIPFLFPATSDNSLFRSYDIPSYGLIPSVVTERDINSIHSNNERISLDVFKSGIVIYYNFLKEIQLKEPFSLFGNDDDESE